The following are encoded in a window of Salvelinus fontinalis isolate EN_2023a chromosome 40, ASM2944872v1, whole genome shotgun sequence genomic DNA:
- the LOC129839914 gene encoding oocyte zinc finger protein XlCOF6.1-like has translation MSSLSYSPAIEEEVCWTEEEVLVKEEEEEEAVTIQKQVEDEAVTVKEEEKDVSVKEEEDAFRVKEEEDVTVKEEEEEDAFRVKEEAVTVKEEEDAFFGVKEEEGEMTVTSKKEEEEEETGYLGPVSQMQVKASNGSNYEVSRKMVLRNLALINTRERRDNRGSSGEPQQPHDADEAEKSPSTSEHLKKHRQRPTGKRTHCCSDCGKRFTSSADLKRHQRIHTGEKPYSCDQCGKNFTHSSNLKAHQRTHSGKKPYSCDQCGKSFITSSCLTIHQRIHTGEKSYSCDQCGKRFVTSSSLTIHQRTHTGEKSYSCDECGNSFVTSSSLILHQRTHTGEKPYSCNECGKSFTQSSNLIAHLRIHTGEKPYSCIQCGKSFVTSSHLTRHLRIHTGEKPHSCD, from the exons atgagctcACTAAGCTATTCTCCTGCTAtagaagaggaggtctgctggacggaggaAGAAGTtctcgtgaaagaggaggaggaagaggaggctgttacaatacaaaaacaagtagaggatgaggctgttaccgtgaaagaagaagagaaagacgtttcagttaaagaagaggaagacgcattcagagtgaaagaggaggaggatgttacagtaaaagaagaggaagaggaagatgcgtttagagtgaaagaggaggctgttacagtaaaagaagaggaggatgcATTTTtcggagtgaaagaggaggagggggagatgactgtcacatcgaaaaaggaggaagaagaggaggaaacaggatatctgggcccggtttcccaaatgcAAGTTAAGGCATCCAATGGTTCTAATTATGAAGTTAGCCgtaagatggttttgagaaacctGGCCCTAATTAAcacta gagagagacgtgacaatcgtggatcctctggggagcctcaacaacctcatgatgcagACGAGGCAGAGAAAAGTCCCTCcacatcagaacacctcaagaaacaccggcagagacccacagggaagagaactcactgctgctctgactgtgggaaaagatTCACCTCTTCAGCTGACCTCAAAAGACATCAGAGGATCCatactggagagaaaccttatagctgtgatcaatgtgggaagaattTTACTCATTCAAGTAATCTGAaagcacaccagagaacacactcaGGAAAGAAGCCTTATagttgtgatcaatgtgggaagagttttattaCATCTAGCTgtctaactatacaccagagaatacacacaggagagaaatcttatagctgtgatcaatgtgggaagagatttgtTACATCTAGCAgcctgactatacaccagagaacacacacaggagagaaatcttatagctgtgatgaaTGTGGGAACAGTTTTGTTACATCTAGCAGTCTGAtactgcaccagagaacacacacaggagagaaaccttatagctgtaatgaatgtgggaagagttttactcaatCTAGCAACCTGATAGCACACCTGAGAATACACACCGGAGAGAAACCCTATAGTTGtattcaatgtgggaagagttttgttacgTCTAGCCATCTGACTCGACACttgagaatacacacaggagagaagcctcatAGCTGTGATTAA
- the LOC129839886 gene encoding zinc finger protein 883-like produces MSSLSYSPLVREEGICWTEKEALGLNIVMKEKEEDITVKAEEKAFRMKEEVEDVTVKEEESFRLKEEEGIETVTVEEEEVEVFRMKKEEEEDVTVKEEECFRLKEEEGIETVTVEEEEVEVFRMKKEEEEDVTVKEEECFRLKEEEGIETVTVEEEEVEVFRMKKEEEEDVTVKEPFGVEEEAILRKEEEEDVLGDEEEVEEEEAILRKEEEEDILGDEEEVEGGEEEAILRKEEEDVLGDEEEVEGEEEATEDLINTRDKPDSHSDSGKSPSGDPDPEIPKPATRHNCSQCGKSFKWLCKLKEHVRTHTGEKLFQCSHCEKRFNQSSLLKEHEKIHTGEKPFQCSQCGKGFTWLRHLKEHERIHTGEKPFHCSQCGKRYTRLAHLKIHERIHSGVKAYLCSQCGKNFRWLENLKQHERTHTGEKPYHCSQCGKDFTTLGNVKEHKKKHTGEKPLQCSQCGKRFTHLGNLKRHEGIHTGEKLYHCSQCGKSFTQLGYLKKHEKIHSEEKPYPCSHCGKSFRWLGDLKEHERTHTGEKPYHCSLCGKDFTKLGNLKEHKKKHTGEKPYQCSLCEKTFTQLGGLKYHEGTHTEKKTYHCSQCQKTFTRLGNLKKHERIHTLR; encoded by the exons ATGAGCTCACTAAGCTACTCCCCTCTTGTTAGAGAAGAGGggatctgctggacggagaaagaagctctggggctgaacattgtcaTGAAAGAAAAGGAGGAGGATATTACAGTAAAAGCGGAGGAAAAAGCTTTCAGAATGaaagaggaggtagaggatgttacagtgaaagaagaggaatcTTTTAGACtgaaagaggaagaggggatAGAGACTGTCACAGTGGAAGAAGAGGAAGTAGAAGTTTTCagaatgaaaaaggaggaagaggaggatgttacagtgaaagaagaggaatgTTTTAGACtgaaagaggaagaggggatAGAGACTGTCACAGTGGAAGAAGAGGAAGTAGAAGTTTTCagaatgaaaaaggaggaagaggaggatgttacagtgaaagaagaggaatgTTTTAGACtgaaagaggaagaggggatAGAGACCGTCACAGTGGAAGAAGAGGAAGTAGAAGTTTTCagaatgaaaaaggaggaagaggaggatgttacagtgaaagaaccTTTTGGAGTGGAAGAGGAAGCTATCTTAcgtaaagaggaggaggaagacgtattgggagatgaagaggaggtagaggaagaggaagctaTCTTAcgtaaagaggaggaggaagacatattgggagatgaagaggaggtggaaggaggggaagaggaagctATCTTACGTAAAGAGGAGGAAGACGTATTGGGAGATgaagaggaggtggaaggagaggaagaggcgactgaagatctgattaacacca GAGATAAACCAGACTCTCACTCTGACAGCGGGAAGAGTCCTTCAGGGGATCCAGACCCAGAGATTCCCAAACCAGCGACACGACacaactgctcccagtgtggaaagagttttaagtgGTTATGTAAGCTCAAAGAGCatgtgagaacacacacaggagaaaagctcTTCCAATGCTCCCATTGTGAAAAGAGATTTAACCAGTCATCACTTCTGAAAGAGCATgagaaaatacacacaggagagaagcccttCCAATGTTCtcagtgtggaaagggttttacatggtTAAGGCACCTGAAAGAGCATGAgaggatacacacaggagagaagcctttccattgctcccagtgtggaaagcgtTATACCCGATTAGCACACCTAAAaatacatgagagaatacactcTGGAGTGAAGGCTTAcctctgttcccagtgtggaaagaattTTAGGTGGTTAGAGAACCTGAAGCAGCATGAAAGGACACACAcgggggagaagccttaccattgCTCTCAGTGTGGAAAGGATTTTACCACATTAGGGAACGTAAAAGAGCATAAGAAgaaacacacaggagaaaaacctttacaatgttcccagtgtggaaagagatttACACATTTAGGAAATCTAAAAAGGCATGAaggaatacacacaggagaaaaactctaccactgctctcagtgtggaaagagttttacccagtTAGGGTATTTGAAAAAACATGAGAAAATACATTCTGAAGAGAAGCCTTAtccctgttcccactgtggaaagagttttaggtgGTTAGGGGACCTGAAAgagcatgagaggacacacacaggggagaaaccttacCATTGCTCCTTGTGCGGAAAGGATTTTACCAAGTTAGGGAACCTAAAAGAGCATAAGAAGAAACACACAGGCGAAAAGCCTTACCAATGCTCCCTGTGTGAAAAGACTTTTACGCAGTTAGGGGGCCTGAAATATCACGagggcacacacacagaaaaaaagACCTACCACTGCTCTCAGTGTCAAAAGACATTTACCCGATTAGGGAACCTGAAaaagcatgagagaatacacacactcAGGTGA